Proteins from one Streptomyces genisteinicus genomic window:
- a CDS encoding SpoIIE family protein phosphatase — translation MSWWQRTRSALDARSVAGQVLFLQVVVAVLLITAALVVLVIQARQESERAAQERSLAAAAAFAHSPGLAAGLRAEDPSAVLQPLMADAGEEAGVDFITVMATDGTRLADSDPTLVGQVNEGVGRALTEGAFTEIFEGAPSDAARAVAPVTGAGGEVIGLVGAGVQIGTVGDQVDRQMPVFLTSAAAALALATVSAALVSRRLRRQTHGIGPSEMTRMYEHHDAVLHAVREGVLIVGDDDRLVLANDEARRLLEITPDADGRPVTELGLDDGIAALLLSGRAVTDEVHPAGGRLIAVNTRPTAPYGGSSGCVATLRDTTELRSLAGTAEVARERLNILYEAGVRIGTTLDVVRTAEELSAVAVPRFADFVTVELPDAVLHGDDPADPPTAMRRAALSGVDPVHPFQPVGDPVLFVADATPMARAMAGGHAVLEADLGRAEAWRAQDPQGAAQALDYGVHSLVTVPLQASGVVLGMVSFWRARRPEPFAEEDLSFAEELAARAAVAIDNARRFTREHTMAETLQRSLLPHVLPSQPALDTAYRYLPAQARVGGDWFDIIPLPGLRVALVVGDVVGHGLHAAATMGRLRTGVHNFSTLDLPPDELLTRLDDLVGHLDRDERRSGEGTTGATCLYAVYDPVSGRCTLASAGHLAPALVHADGTVDFVDVPVSPPLGVGSLPVESTELVLPEGSRLVLYTDGLVEDRVRDIDAGLEQLRSVLAARAQGTPEEICESVFDEMLPSHRRDDIALLVARTRRLDPSLVASWDVAPEPAAVGPVRAACSAKLAEWGLEDIAFTTELVLSELITNAVRYGTGPIAVRLLHDPGRTLVCEVSDGSSTSPHLRRATATDEGGRGLFLVAQLASRWGTRYLPAGKVIWAEQSLAEGVRPPGEALFEGIGNW, via the coding sequence ATGTCGTGGTGGCAGCGCACCCGGTCCGCGCTGGACGCGCGCAGCGTCGCCGGCCAGGTCCTGTTCCTCCAAGTCGTCGTCGCGGTGCTGCTGATCACCGCCGCGCTGGTGGTCCTCGTCATCCAGGCCCGTCAGGAGAGCGAGCGGGCCGCCCAGGAGCGTTCACTGGCCGCCGCGGCCGCCTTCGCCCACTCCCCCGGCCTCGCGGCGGGACTGCGGGCCGAGGATCCGTCGGCGGTGCTCCAGCCGCTGATGGCGGACGCGGGAGAGGAGGCCGGCGTCGACTTCATCACCGTCATGGCGACCGACGGGACCCGCCTGGCGGACTCCGATCCGACCCTGGTCGGCCAGGTGAACGAGGGGGTCGGGCGGGCCCTGACGGAAGGGGCGTTCACCGAGATCTTCGAGGGCGCCCCGTCGGACGCGGCACGGGCCGTCGCCCCGGTGACCGGGGCCGGCGGTGAGGTGATCGGCCTGGTCGGCGCCGGAGTGCAGATCGGGACGGTCGGCGACCAGGTCGACCGGCAGATGCCGGTGTTCCTGACCTCGGCCGCCGCGGCCCTCGCCCTGGCGACGGTCAGCGCGGCCCTCGTCAGCCGCCGGCTGCGCCGGCAGACGCACGGGATCGGGCCGAGCGAGATGACCCGCATGTACGAGCACCACGACGCGGTGCTGCACGCGGTCCGCGAGGGGGTGCTGATCGTCGGGGACGACGACCGCCTGGTGCTGGCGAACGACGAGGCCCGCCGCCTGCTGGAGATCACCCCGGACGCCGACGGACGCCCGGTGACCGAGCTGGGTCTGGACGACGGGATCGCCGCCCTGCTGCTGTCCGGCCGGGCGGTCACCGACGAGGTCCACCCCGCCGGGGGCCGGCTGATCGCGGTGAACACCCGGCCGACCGCCCCGTACGGCGGCAGTTCCGGGTGTGTCGCGACACTGCGGGACACGACGGAGCTGCGGTCGCTGGCGGGAACGGCCGAGGTGGCCAGGGAGCGGCTGAACATCCTGTACGAGGCGGGCGTGCGGATCGGGACCACGCTGGACGTGGTGCGCACCGCCGAGGAGCTGTCCGCGGTGGCGGTGCCGCGGTTCGCCGACTTCGTCACCGTCGAGCTGCCGGACGCCGTGCTCCACGGCGACGACCCCGCCGATCCGCCGACGGCGATGCGGCGCGCGGCGCTCAGCGGGGTGGATCCGGTCCATCCGTTCCAGCCGGTGGGCGACCCGGTGCTCTTCGTGGCCGACGCGACGCCGATGGCCCGGGCGATGGCCGGCGGGCACGCGGTGCTGGAGGCGGACCTGGGGCGGGCGGAGGCGTGGCGGGCGCAGGACCCGCAGGGCGCGGCGCAGGCGCTCGACTACGGGGTCCACTCGCTGGTCACGGTGCCGTTGCAGGCCAGCGGGGTGGTGCTCGGCATGGTCAGCTTCTGGCGGGCCCGGCGGCCGGAACCGTTCGCGGAGGAGGACCTGTCGTTCGCCGAGGAGCTCGCGGCGCGGGCGGCCGTCGCCATCGACAACGCGCGCCGCTTCACCCGCGAGCACACGATGGCGGAGACGCTCCAGCGCAGCCTGCTCCCGCACGTGCTGCCGAGCCAGCCGGCGCTCGACACCGCGTACCGGTACCTGCCCGCCCAGGCACGGGTGGGCGGCGACTGGTTCGACATCATCCCGCTGCCCGGTCTGCGGGTGGCGCTGGTCGTCGGCGACGTGGTCGGGCACGGCCTGCACGCGGCGGCGACGATGGGCCGGCTGCGGACCGGGGTGCACAACTTCTCCACCCTCGACCTGCCGCCGGACGAACTGCTGACCCGCCTCGACGACCTGGTGGGCCACCTGGACCGGGACGAGCGCCGGTCCGGCGAGGGCACCACCGGCGCGACCTGCCTGTACGCGGTCTACGACCCGGTCTCGGGCAGGTGCACCCTGGCGTCGGCCGGGCATCTGGCGCCTGCGCTGGTGCACGCCGACGGCACGGTCGACTTCGTCGACGTGCCCGTCTCGCCGCCCCTCGGCGTCGGCTCGCTGCCGGTGGAGTCGACGGAGCTGGTGCTCCCCGAGGGGAGTCGGCTGGTGCTGTACACGGACGGTCTGGTGGAGGACCGTGTGCGGGACATCGACGCGGGTCTGGAGCAGCTGCGCTCGGTGCTGGCGGCCCGTGCGCAGGGGACGCCGGAGGAGATCTGCGAGAGCGTGTTCGACGAGATGCTGCCCTCCCACCGGCGCGACGACATCGCGCTGCTGGTGGCGCGTACGCGGCGGCTCGACCCGTCGCTGGTGGCCTCCTGGGACGTCGCGCCGGAGCCGGCCGCGGTCGGCCCCGTCCGGGCGGCGTGCAGTGCGAAGCTGGCCGAATGGGGCCTGGAGGACATCGCGTTCACCACGGAACTGGTGCTCAGCGAACTGATCACGAACGCGGTCCGGTACGGCACCGGGCCGATCGCGGTCCGGCTGCTGCACGACCCGGGCCGCACCCTGGTGTGCGAGGTGTCGGACGGCAGCAGCACCTCGCCCCATCTGCGCCGCGCCACGGCGACCGACGAGGGCGGCCGGGGCCTGTTCCTGGTGGCGCAGCTCGCCTCGCGGTGGGGCACGCGGTACCTCCCGGCCGGCAAGGTGATCTGGGCGGAGCAGTCGCTCGCCGAGGGCGTCAGGCCGCCGGGCGAGGCGCTGTTCGAGGGCATCGGGAACTGGTGA
- a CDS encoding condensation protein, producing the protein MTALHEPAGAPARGGTGPRGTGTVPFSVVDEIARHCADPAEPDTVHIEIHLPGRPDPARLRTAVDGALARHPRVLVRERAPRPYALRHVWELTGTPDTGTVAYPPAAPGALAAARRRALAEPPPLSASPPLRLEVVQEPGRPGCVLLFTLHHAALDGPACLRIAATAAELYAGETAPVPPPAARPAAGPAAPPPVPGAAYARPARVAAGTPGPPAPGNGLDVCELPVPGRRSGAPYTVNDQLMVATALTVAEWNRLHGDPGRRPLRITMPVDDRPRGPEMPIGNGTRLVEVPFSAEETGPGADPRELLRRTAERTRALKAAPRPPLGPAAALLTAPVVPVAVRAAATRALRRAAGPWTSTTLLSNIGRIPYPLDFGDAGRASAVWFSAPARMPRGLTFTTASTGGKLHLALRWSRALLGDGDGALLRTLFARRLAATEAGVR; encoded by the coding sequence ATGACCGCACTGCACGAACCCGCCGGAGCACCCGCCCGCGGCGGGACGGGCCCCCGGGGCACCGGCACCGTGCCGTTCTCCGTCGTGGACGAGATCGCGCGGCACTGCGCCGACCCCGCCGAACCGGACACCGTGCACATCGAGATCCACCTCCCGGGCCGGCCGGACCCCGCCCGGCTGCGCACGGCCGTGGACGGCGCGCTCGCACGCCACCCCCGGGTGCTCGTACGGGAGCGGGCACCCCGCCCGTACGCCCTCCGCCACGTCTGGGAGCTGACCGGCACACCCGACACCGGGACCGTCGCGTACCCGCCCGCGGCGCCGGGCGCACTCGCCGCCGCCCGCCGCCGCGCGCTGGCCGAGCCGCCCCCGCTCAGCGCCTCGCCGCCGCTGCGGCTGGAGGTCGTCCAGGAGCCCGGCCGCCCGGGCTGCGTCCTGCTGTTCACCCTCCACCACGCGGCACTGGACGGCCCCGCCTGCCTGCGGATCGCCGCGACAGCCGCCGAACTGTACGCCGGTGAGACGGCTCCCGTGCCCCCGCCCGCCGCCCGTCCCGCCGCCGGCCCGGCCGCGCCGCCGCCGGTACCGGGCGCCGCGTACGCCCGCCCCGCCCGGGTGGCCGCCGGCACCCCCGGCCCGCCCGCGCCCGGCAACGGGCTGGACGTCTGCGAACTCCCCGTCCCCGGACGGAGATCCGGCGCCCCCTACACGGTGAACGACCAGCTCATGGTGGCCACGGCGCTCACCGTCGCGGAGTGGAACCGGCTCCACGGCGACCCGGGGCGGCGGCCGCTGAGGATCACCATGCCCGTGGACGACCGCCCCCGCGGCCCCGAGATGCCGATCGGCAACGGGACGCGGCTCGTCGAGGTCCCGTTCTCCGCCGAGGAGACCGGTCCGGGCGCCGACCCCCGGGAGCTGCTGCGCCGCACGGCCGAGCGCACCCGGGCGCTGAAGGCCGCGCCCCGGCCGCCGCTCGGCCCGGCGGCGGCGCTGCTGACCGCCCCCGTCGTCCCGGTCGCCGTCCGGGCCGCGGCGACCCGCGCGCTGCGCCGCGCCGCGGGGCCGTGGACCTCCACCACCCTGCTCAGCAACATCGGCCGCATCCCGTACCCACTGGACTTCGGCGACGCCGGCCGGGCGAGCGCCGTCTGGTTCTCCGCCCCGGCGCGGATGCCGCGCGGACTCACCTTCACCACCGCCTCCACGGGCGGGAAGCTCCACCTCGCCCTGCGCTGGTCCCGCGCGCTGCTCGGCGACGGGGACGGCGCCCTGCTCCGCACCCTGTTCGCCCGGCGGCTGGCCGCCACGGAAGCGGGGGTCCGGTGA
- a CDS encoding Trm112 family protein — protein MKPDDPLLKILACPLDKGPLTLLPGQDVLLNPRLQLRYPVVDGIPQLLPSSGVRTADGTVPGDGTAGE, from the coding sequence ATGAAGCCCGACGACCCGCTGCTGAAGATCCTCGCCTGTCCCCTGGACAAGGGGCCGCTGACGCTCCTGCCCGGCCAGGACGTGCTCCTCAACCCCCGCCTCCAGCTGAGATATCCGGTGGTGGACGGCATCCCTCAGCTGCTCCCGTCCTCCGGCGTCCGGACGGCGGACGGCACGGTCCCCGGTGACGGGACGGCGGGGGAGTGA
- a CDS encoding TetR/AcrR family transcriptional regulator: MARRTPDARPSRMPPAERRRQILEAARRLLEFRPFDELSVESVAREAGVSPGLLFHYFGSQRTFRQAVLEAAADEVLAHVRPDPALSPAEQLRAGIATFTDHVTRYPAVYRAVTRLGAAAGVRTLHRSARATLAGWLHAALAASGAPATPAVTLAVSGWLACTEEMVLAWLDEPTTDRAALEELCERSFHQLIRAALDDEDQWLLLSERVTVRPAEPPAR, translated from the coding sequence ATGGCTCGACGCACCCCCGACGCCCGCCCCTCCCGGATGCCTCCGGCCGAACGCCGGAGGCAGATCCTCGAAGCCGCCCGGCGCCTCCTGGAGTTCCGCCCCTTCGACGAGCTGTCCGTCGAGTCCGTGGCCCGCGAGGCCGGCGTCTCACCCGGACTGCTCTTCCACTACTTCGGCTCCCAGCGGACGTTCCGCCAGGCCGTCCTGGAGGCCGCCGCCGACGAGGTGCTCGCCCATGTGCGCCCGGACCCCGCCCTCAGCCCGGCCGAGCAACTGCGGGCCGGCATCGCGACGTTCACCGACCACGTCACCCGGTACCCCGCGGTCTACCGTGCCGTCACCCGGCTCGGCGCCGCGGCCGGCGTCCGCACCCTGCACCGCTCGGCCCGCGCCACGCTCGCCGGCTGGCTGCACGCCGCGCTCGCCGCGTCCGGCGCTCCCGCCACCCCCGCCGTCACCCTCGCGGTGTCGGGGTGGCTCGCCTGCACGGAGGAGATGGTGCTGGCCTGGCTGGACGAGCCCACCACCGACCGCGCGGCTCTGGAGGAGCTGTGCGAGCGCAGTTTCCACCAGCTGATCCGGGCGGCCCTCGACGACGAGGACCAGTGGCTCCTGCTGAGCGAACGCGTCACGGTCCGCCCCGCCGAGCCCCCCGCGCGCTGA
- a CDS encoding SDR family oxidoreductase has protein sequence MTAAGPEPRRREVTGSGVRLAVWEQGDPGRPTVLLVHGYPDTHRVWDDVAAALAGDHHVVRYDVRGAGASQKPGRRRDYRLDLLADDLFAVADAVSPDRPVHVVAHDWGSIQSWEAVTRPGAEERIAGYTSISGPCLDHVGHWMRRRMARPTPRHVGQLLDQLVHSWYIGAFHLPGVAPAAWRHGLARRWGTVLRVAEGVSPRPGHPQTTLADDAVRGIDLYRANMLPRLLRPRRRPTAVPVQLIGLSRDHYVGAALAEDLGQWVPDLRRHTLDATHWSALLEKGPVVARLVGDFVAHREGRPVPQTSRAAQEPGRQGRFAGKLAVVTGAGSGIGRATALAFAEQGADLALCDLDLAAAERTAARAAELGATAHAWRVDVSDGPAVDAFAAEVAARQGVPDIVVNNAGIGHSGTFLQTTEKEWQRVLDVNLWGVIHGCRAFGALMTERGEGGHIVNLASAAAYLPSKVLAAYATSKAAVLMLSDCLRAEMAAHRIGVTAICPGVVNTSITRTTTFSGLDEAQQAARQKRVSKMYARRNYPPEKVARQILRAVAERRAVVPVTFEARAARVAGRIAPGLLRAAARLDLGR, from the coding sequence ATGACCGCGGCCGGCCCGGAGCCGCGCCGGCGCGAGGTGACCGGTTCCGGGGTACGCCTCGCGGTGTGGGAGCAGGGCGACCCCGGGCGGCCCACCGTCCTGCTGGTGCACGGCTATCCGGACACCCACCGGGTGTGGGACGACGTCGCCGCGGCCCTCGCCGGCGACCACCACGTGGTCCGCTACGACGTGCGCGGCGCCGGCGCGTCCCAGAAGCCCGGCCGGCGCCGCGACTACCGGCTGGACCTGCTGGCCGACGATCTGTTCGCGGTGGCGGACGCGGTCAGTCCGGACCGTCCGGTGCACGTGGTCGCCCATGACTGGGGCTCCATCCAGTCCTGGGAGGCGGTGACCCGGCCCGGCGCCGAGGAGCGCATCGCCGGCTACACCTCGATCTCCGGCCCCTGCCTCGACCATGTCGGCCACTGGATGCGGCGGCGCATGGCACGGCCGACGCCGCGTCACGTCGGCCAGCTGCTCGACCAGCTGGTCCACTCCTGGTACATCGGCGCCTTCCATCTGCCCGGGGTGGCGCCGGCCGCCTGGCGGCACGGGCTCGCCCGGCGCTGGGGCACGGTGCTGCGGGTCGCCGAGGGGGTCTCCCCGCGGCCCGGTCACCCGCAGACGACCCTGGCGGACGACGCCGTGCGGGGCATCGACCTGTACCGGGCCAACATGCTGCCCCGGCTGCTGCGTCCCCGCCGGCGGCCGACCGCCGTCCCCGTGCAGCTCATCGGCCTCAGCCGGGACCACTACGTCGGCGCCGCCCTCGCCGAGGACCTCGGGCAGTGGGTGCCGGACCTGCGCCGCCACACGCTCGACGCCACCCACTGGTCGGCGCTCCTGGAGAAGGGACCCGTCGTGGCCCGTCTGGTCGGCGACTTCGTCGCGCACCGCGAGGGCCGGCCGGTCCCGCAGACCTCCCGTGCCGCGCAGGAGCCCGGGCGCCAGGGGCGTTTCGCGGGCAAGCTGGCCGTCGTCACGGGTGCGGGCAGCGGCATCGGGCGGGCCACCGCACTCGCCTTCGCGGAGCAGGGCGCCGACCTCGCCCTGTGCGACCTCGACCTCGCGGCGGCCGAACGGACCGCTGCGCGGGCCGCCGAGCTGGGGGCGACCGCGCACGCCTGGCGGGTGGACGTCTCCGACGGCCCGGCGGTCGACGCCTTCGCCGCCGAGGTCGCGGCCCGGCAGGGGGTGCCGGACATCGTGGTGAACAACGCCGGCATCGGGCACTCCGGCACCTTCCTCCAGACCACGGAGAAGGAGTGGCAGCGGGTCCTCGACGTCAACCTCTGGGGCGTCATCCACGGCTGCCGCGCGTTCGGCGCCCTGATGACGGAGCGCGGAGAGGGCGGCCACATCGTCAACCTCGCCTCGGCGGCGGCCTATCTCCCCTCCAAGGTGCTCGCCGCGTACGCGACCAGCAAGGCCGCGGTGCTGATGCTCTCGGACTGCCTGCGGGCCGAGATGGCCGCGCACCGGATCGGGGTGACCGCGATCTGCCCCGGCGTGGTGAACACCTCGATCACCCGGACGACCACGTTCTCCGGTCTGGACGAGGCCCAGCAGGCGGCCCGGCAGAAGCGGGTGTCGAAGATGTACGCACGGCGCAACTACCCGCCGGAGAAGGTCGCCCGGCAGATCCTCCGGGCCGTCGCCGAGCGGCGCGCGGTCGTGCCGGTGACGTTCGAGGCGCGGGCGGCACGGGTGGCCGGACGGATCGCGCCCGGTCTGCTGCGGGCAGCGGCCCGGCTCGACCTCGGCCGCTGA
- a CDS encoding class I SAM-dependent methyltransferase, with protein MNAAPPPSLRDFYENPAVPVASGDARSSRQARQLADALRATPGALVLDVGCGDGTAAATAAPHLAGHRIVGVDWSQDALRRARGRVDHVVRGEFERGGLPFPDGCADAVLFSEVIEHLVDPDGALDELRRVLRPGGHLMLSTPNLAAWYNRGLLLAGVQPVFSEVSLRGIHGRPGTEVVGHLRLCTARALRSLLTASGFADVRLTGAPFHGVPRGLRLLDRAACAVPSAASILLAHARRR; from the coding sequence GTGAACGCCGCGCCGCCCCCGAGCCTTCGGGACTTCTACGAGAACCCCGCGGTGCCCGTCGCGTCCGGCGACGCCCGCAGCAGCCGCCAGGCCCGGCAGCTGGCCGACGCGCTGCGCGCCACCCCCGGAGCCCTGGTCCTCGACGTGGGCTGCGGCGACGGCACCGCGGCCGCCACGGCCGCGCCCCACCTCGCCGGCCACCGGATCGTCGGCGTCGACTGGTCGCAGGACGCGCTGCGCCGCGCCCGCGGCCGGGTCGACCACGTCGTACGCGGCGAGTTCGAGCGGGGCGGCCTGCCCTTCCCCGACGGCTGCGCCGACGCCGTGCTGTTCAGCGAGGTGATCGAGCACCTGGTGGACCCCGACGGGGCCCTGGACGAACTGCGGCGGGTGCTGCGCCCCGGCGGCCACCTGATGCTCTCCACACCCAACCTGGCCGCCTGGTACAACCGCGGCCTGCTCCTCGCCGGGGTCCAGCCCGTGTTCTCCGAGGTGAGCCTGCGCGGCATCCACGGCCGGCCGGGGACGGAGGTCGTCGGCCACCTGCGGCTGTGCACGGCCCGCGCCCTGCGCTCGCTGCTCACCGCGTCGGGCTTCGCGGACGTGCGGCTCACCGGCGCCCCGTTCCACGGCGTGCCGCGCGGGCTGCGGCTGCTGGACCGCGCCGCGTGCGCCGTCCCGTCGGCCGCGTCCATCCTGCTGGCGCACGCCCGGCGGAGGTAG
- a CDS encoding metal-dependent hydrolase, translating into MSSTEDHDDLVLRARDVHFDWGALPLHWIPGRPMATHVVNVLHLLLPEGERWFVRTFREAVPMITDEKLREEVLGFIGQEAMHAEAHQGVLDHLLTQGLDPEPYVRQVEFVFGRVLGERPGLPAGRSREHVVERVAIIAAVEHFTAFLGDWVLNADGLDRAGADPVMLDLLRWHGAEEVEHRSVAYDLLRHLDPGYRRRVRTLFIAGPVLFHLWIRGARFLMAADPSLPRGAKPTWRGYADGARRGVLPGLGRLARSASRYLSPRYHPSQEGSTRQAVAYLAASPAARAAAH; encoded by the coding sequence ATGAGCAGCACGGAAGACCACGACGACCTGGTCCTGCGGGCCCGTGACGTCCACTTCGACTGGGGCGCGCTCCCGCTGCACTGGATTCCCGGCCGCCCCATGGCCACCCATGTGGTCAACGTGCTGCACCTGCTCCTCCCCGAGGGCGAGCGGTGGTTCGTGCGCACCTTCCGCGAGGCGGTGCCGATGATCACCGACGAGAAGCTGCGCGAGGAGGTGCTCGGCTTCATCGGCCAGGAGGCGATGCATGCCGAGGCCCACCAGGGCGTGCTGGACCACCTCCTGACGCAGGGTCTCGATCCGGAGCCGTACGTCCGCCAGGTGGAGTTCGTCTTCGGGCGCGTCCTCGGCGAACGGCCGGGGCTGCCCGCCGGACGGAGCCGCGAGCACGTCGTCGAGCGGGTGGCGATCATCGCGGCCGTCGAGCACTTCACGGCCTTCCTCGGCGACTGGGTGCTCAACGCCGACGGTCTGGACCGGGCCGGGGCCGATCCGGTGATGCTCGATCTGCTGCGCTGGCACGGGGCGGAGGAGGTCGAGCACCGCAGCGTCGCCTACGACCTGCTGCGGCACCTCGATCCCGGATACCGCAGGCGGGTCCGCACGCTGTTCATCGCCGGTCCGGTCCTGTTCCACCTCTGGATCCGTGGCGCCCGGTTCCTGATGGCCGCCGATCCCTCGCTGCCGCGCGGGGCGAAGCCCACCTGGCGCGGGTACGCCGACGGGGCGCGGCGCGGCGTGCTGCCGGGGCTCGGCAGGCTGGCCCGTTCGGCGTCGCGCTATCTGAGCCCGCGCTACCACCCCTCGCAGGAGGGGTCGACGCGGCAGGCGGTGGCGTACCTCGCCGCCTCCCCCGCCGCCCGCGCGGCCGCGCACTGA
- a CDS encoding PDR/VanB family oxidoreductase: MHGQRAGAEPGLPPDLYGRDRGDRLMRFLAAFSDRYLPLVTGTDRLARRRPPARRPAALALVVSARECPAEDVVALRLTAPDGAPLPRWQPGAHIDLLLPSGRTRQYSLCGDPGDRYAYRIAVRRTGGPGGGSDEVHDALPAGTRVGVKGPRNAFPFAAEPAVLFLAGGIGITPVLPMAREAARRGLDWRLVHTGRSRASMPFAGELRGLPGADGRVELLPDDEHGTPAGTALLRRAAGRAVYCCGPGPMLDAVRAAFDGSGAKALHAERFTAAPVRDGRAFEVALRGGEVLPVPADTSVLDVLLARDPATPYSCRQGFCGVCTVRVAAGPVEHRDGRLTEREKAEGRMRVCVSRAAEGSRIELDL, from the coding sequence GTGCACGGGCAGCGGGCCGGGGCGGAGCCGGGGCTTCCGCCCGACCTGTACGGGCGGGACCGCGGCGACCGGCTGATGCGGTTCCTCGCGGCCTTCTCCGACCGGTATCTGCCCCTGGTCACCGGCACGGACCGGCTCGCCCGCCGGCGTCCCCCCGCTCGGCGCCCCGCCGCCCTCGCCCTCGTCGTCAGCGCCCGGGAGTGCCCTGCCGAGGATGTCGTCGCCCTGCGGCTCACGGCACCGGACGGTGCGCCGCTGCCCCGCTGGCAGCCCGGGGCGCACATCGACCTGCTGCTGCCCTCGGGCCGCACACGGCAGTACTCGCTGTGCGGCGACCCCGGCGACCGGTACGCGTACCGCATCGCCGTCCGCCGCACCGGCGGCCCCGGAGGGGGGTCCGACGAGGTGCACGACGCGCTGCCGGCCGGCACCCGGGTCGGCGTCAAGGGGCCCCGCAACGCCTTCCCGTTCGCCGCCGAGCCCGCGGTGCTCTTCCTCGCCGGCGGCATCGGCATCACCCCCGTCCTGCCCATGGCCCGCGAGGCGGCCCGGCGCGGCCTCGACTGGCGTCTGGTGCACACCGGGCGCTCCCGGGCCTCCATGCCGTTCGCCGGCGAACTGCGCGGACTGCCGGGCGCCGACGGCCGGGTGGAACTGCTCCCGGACGACGAGCACGGCACTCCCGCGGGGACCGCACTGCTGCGCCGCGCCGCCGGCCGCGCCGTCTACTGCTGCGGCCCCGGCCCGATGCTCGACGCCGTGCGCGCCGCCTTCGACGGCAGCGGGGCGAAGGCCCTGCACGCGGAACGCTTCACGGCCGCCCCCGTCCGGGACGGCAGAGCCTTCGAGGTCGCGCTCCGCGGCGGCGAGGTGCTCCCCGTGCCGGCGGACACCTCCGTCCTCGACGTCCTGCTGGCGCGCGATCCGGCGACGCCGTACTCCTGCCGGCAGGGCTTCTGCGGCGTCTGCACCGTGCGGGTCGCCGCAGGTCCGGTGGAGCACCGCGACGGGCGGCTCACCGAGCGCGAGAAGGCGGAGGGCCGGATGCGGGTGTGCGTCTCGCGCGCCGCCGAGGGCTCCCGGATCGAACTCGACCTGTAG
- a CDS encoding FkbM family methyltransferase yields the protein MTTLAAAVASRLPARWVGAAARALYPRLEPELARLADYCPAHGTAVDVGSWYGPWARRLAARCDRVVAVEPVAHLARHLRGALPGNVRVVHGAACDREGTARLWLPEGDQGDRGLSSLTRSGVHDHSVEVPALTVDGLGIADAVFVKMDVDGGELPALRGAHGVLTRQRPALLIELEARIQPVAPVVDLLTGLGYRGWVLPGRSWTALADFDLTAHQERTEHLVHRTMLRRALSPGGGRPGDRGAPPRERYVNSVLFLPADREPRQPQGTRGG from the coding sequence GTGACCACGCTCGCGGCGGCGGTCGCCTCCCGGCTCCCGGCCCGCTGGGTCGGCGCGGCGGCCCGCGCGCTCTACCCCCGCCTGGAGCCCGAACTCGCCCGGCTCGCCGACTACTGCCCGGCCCACGGCACGGCCGTCGACGTCGGCAGCTGGTACGGCCCCTGGGCACGGCGGCTCGCGGCCCGCTGCGACCGTGTCGTCGCCGTCGAGCCCGTGGCCCACCTGGCACGCCATCTGCGCGGCGCGCTGCCCGGCAACGTCCGGGTCGTGCACGGCGCCGCCTGCGACCGCGAGGGCACCGCCCGGCTCTGGCTGCCCGAGGGCGACCAGGGTGACCGGGGCCTTTCGTCGCTGACCCGCAGCGGCGTCCACGACCACAGCGTCGAGGTGCCCGCGCTCACCGTCGACGGACTGGGCATCGCCGACGCGGTGTTCGTCAAGATGGACGTGGACGGCGGCGAACTCCCCGCACTGCGCGGCGCGCACGGCGTGCTCACCCGGCAGCGCCCGGCCCTGCTGATCGAACTGGAGGCGCGCATCCAGCCGGTGGCGCCCGTGGTGGACCTGCTCACCGGGCTCGGCTACCGGGGCTGGGTGCTGCCGGGCCGCTCCTGGACCGCGCTGGCGGACTTCGACCTGACGGCCCACCAGGAGCGCACCGAGCACCTGGTGCACCGGACCATGCTGCGCCGCGCCCTGTCCCCGGGCGGAGGCCGACCCGGCGACCGTGGCGCACCGCCGCGGGAACGGTACGTCAACTCCGTCCTCTTCCTCCCGGCGGACCGCGAGCCGCGGCAGCCGCAGGGCACGCGGGGCGGCTGA